From one Rosa rugosa chromosome 4, drRosRugo1.1, whole genome shotgun sequence genomic stretch:
- the LOC133744468 gene encoding uncharacterized protein LOC133744468 — MVRNGIPEEVKTGAVKIIREKKVVEKNYDDDVDLVFVFNSLTGDEYDKVNIRLGLMQHLCQNAIPKVFMLKYILQYPDIEELRSFYTALEPVVYKENSYVVRAGKSNYRMLIITEGVVVCTDNTGANVARFEKGEVYVEELLDSYLPNIPKDVKCETKVEAFGLSCTGFGLLRCMYLMWAAPTSERSKLAVNEAYKKLTTRRSEKLEQQQKKIDEWLSRNSVPDDLQTLVMEHIKSSNLLEKNLDAEVDVKYLFSIGLSWDIEYRIKKQICINSLSKVPVLEGVNEDVLSRICMSLEPLVLPQHSCIFYPLSAIDRMLIVVEGEITVTKTTYNRRSTETKRGHVERMIKKRDVIGEELLTWAFPIVSESSESHPAILEKYVECPTKVEAFALTKEGLESVVAYYTDGINSFEQLEKGRDGVADTEGASRSTTTDQRLDRLIQLQSRLIQLQSDMAQQHRDEMANQGRKLYRIMSELTSDVSDF; from the exons ATGGTAAGAAATGGTATCCCTGAAGAAGTGAAAACAGGAGCAGTGAAAAtcataagagaaaagaaagtagTGGAAAAAAACTACGATGATGATGTGGacttggtttttgttttcaattctcTTACTGGGGATGAGTATGACAAAGTGAATATCAGGCTTGGTTTGATGCAGCATTTGTGCCAAAATGCCATACCGAAA GTATTCATGCTTAAATATATCCTCCAATACCCGGATATCGAGGAGCTCAGGAGTTTCTACACAGCTCTCGAGCCGGTAGTCTACAAGGAGAATAGCTACGTGGTTAGAGCAGGAAAGTCAAATTATAGAATGCTCATCATCACAGAAGGCGTAGTTGTCTGTACAGACAACACTGGAGCTAATGTTGCTCGTTTTGAGAAAGGTGAAGTTTATGTAGAAGAGCTTCTGGATAGCTACCTCCCTAATATTCCTAAAGATGTCAAGTGCGAAACAAAAGTAGAAGCCTTCGGTCTCTCGTGCACAGGTTTTGGCTTGCTGCGGTGTATGTACCTTATGTGGGCAGCACCGACATCAGAACGATCGAAGCTAGCAGTAAACGAG GCATACAAGAAGTTGACAACTAGAAGATCAGAGAAGTTAGAGCAGCAACAGAAGAAGATAGATGAGTGGCTGTCAAGAAACTCTGTCCCGGACGATCTGCAGACATTGGTCATGGAACACATAAAGTCCAGTAATCTACTGGAAAAGAACTTGGATGCTGAGGTGGATGTGAAGTATCTGTTCTCTATTGGTCTGTCCTGGGATATCGAATATCGTATAAAGAAGCAGATCTGCATCAATTCTCTGAGTAAG gTTCCTGTACTTGAAGGCGTTAATGAAGACGTGTTGAGTCGCATCTGTATGTCTCTCGAGCCGCTGGTACTCCCGCAGCATAGCTGCATCTTTTATCCACTTAGCGCAATTGATCGGATGCTCATCGTTGTAGAAGGTGAAATTACAGTGACTAAGACGACTTACAATAGACGAAGTACAGAAACGAAGAGAGGCCATGTTGAAAGAATGATAAAGAAACGCGATGTCATTGGGGAAGAGCTTCTGACCTGGGCATTTCCCATCGTCTCTGAGTCGTCCGAATCTCATCCTGCTATCTTGGAGAAATATGTAGAATGTCCTACAAAAGTAGAAGCCTTTGCTCTCACAAAGGAGGGCTTGGAAAGTGTGGTCGCCTACTATACAGATGGAATCAACAGCTTTGAGCAGTTGGAGAAGGGCAGAGATGGTGTGGCCGATACCGAGGGTGCATCCAGATCCACTACTACTGACCAGAGACTTGACCGGCTTATCCAGCTCCAGAGTCGGCTTATCCAGCTCCAGAGTGACATGGCTCAACAGCATCGTGATGAAATGGCTAATCAGGGACGGAAATTGTATAGGATCATGAGCGAGCTTACTTCTGACGTGTCTGACTTTTAg